A stretch of DNA from Maridesulfovibrio sp.:
CAAGTTCGGCGTAGTTGCGGTCCGCGAAGTTGCGAAGGGCCAGAATGATGTTTTCGGCGGCCAGCAGGGCCATTTTTTCTCCGGAAGTGACAATACAGACCTTGTCTGCGAATCCTTCGCGCATTGGTACGGCAATTCCTCCGCATACGACATCGGCCAGAATGTCATAGAGGACCACATCCGGTTTGTAGATATCGTAGGCGTTCATTTCATCAAGCAGGTCGAAAGCTGTAAGCATTCCCCGGCCGAAACAGCCCACGCCCGGAGTGGGACCGCCTATCTCCATGCAGGTGACATTGCCGAAACCTTTCTGGGCGATGGCGTCCAGGGTTTCCGGTTTTCCATGCTCCTGAAGGTATTGCAGGATGGGCGGCGGGGGAGTGCCTCCAAGCAGGTTGATGGTCGAGTCTGTTTTGGGGTCACAACCCAGTTGCATGACGTTATGACCGTTCAGTCCCAGCGCGGCTGAAATGCCGGAGGTTACTGTCGACTTGCCTATGCCGCCCTTGCCGTAAATGGCTACCTTGATCAAAGTGTTGCTCCTTGCAGTTTGAGTGAATGGCCTTTGGTATGGTTTTCCGTCCTTCCGGCCCGAGCCAGCACGTTTCTCGCTTCATCCACGGAAACATAGCGCTTGTGGGTGGTAATCTGGAATTCATATTCGATTTTGTCTGTCTTGCTTTTTAAAAACGGATTGCAATTTGGCATCACAACATTGGCTCCGCCCTTGGTGAGTGCCTTGAATTGCCCGTTGTCCGGGTCCAGTGTGGCAACTGTGTTTGCTGCGGCTATATGCGAGTTGCCCGTGACTATCCTTGTAAGCGCGAAAGTCCTGAGCATCAGGTCCATATCGCCTGCTGGATCATCTTTTAGCGGTGTCTGGGCATGGGGAATGAAGGGACCTATGTTGATCATGTCCGGCTGGAAGTCCTGAAAAAAGAGAATGTCTTCACACAGGTCTTCCGGTGTCTGGCCCGGCAACCCGACTATATTCCCCACGCCGACCTGAAAACCGAGTTCGCGCAGCGTGTCGATGAGCCGCAGGCGGTCGACCAGTTTGAGGCCTGATCTCATGCGTGAATAGAGATCGGAATTCATGGTTTCATGTTTCATGAGATAACGCTCGGCACCGGCGCTTCTGAAGGCGGCGTAATCTTCACGGGAGCGCTGTCCCAGGCTCAAGGTTACGGCCACATCCGCTTTTCCCATGATGCGTTCGACTATGGAGCAGATTGTTGATCGAGTGAAATGCGGGTCTTCTCCAGATTGCAGAACCACAGTCTTAAGCCCCGCCTCGGCAATGGACAGGGCTGTCTCGACAATTTGGTCTTCGGTCATACGGAAGCGTTTACACTGGTCATTGTCCTTCAGGAGTCCGCAGTAGATGTCGTTACACCGGCAGTAGTTTGAAAAGTGCACCACTCCGCGTAGTTGGGCCGTATCTCCAACCTGATCCCGGCGTACCCGGTCCGCCTTTTCAAACAGAGTTTCCTGTCCGGATTCATCCAGAAGGGCGTCAAGAATATCTTTTCTATTCATCTTCCAAGTTCCTTTGGCGTTATGGGCTAGGCTGCGGTCACGGTTGTCAGACCTGTGTTATGGTCTTCGATCAATACGTAGCAGGTGTTGCATGGGTCCAGTTCATGTAGAGTCCTCAGGATTTCCACAGGATATTCCGGGTTTGATACCGGTGTCCCCATAAGGGCGTGTTCCAAAGGACCGGGCTCACCCCTGCTGTCGCGTGGAGAAAAATTCCATAATGATGGAATCAGATATTCGTGCTTGGTTATTTGTTTCCGATCCCAGTGTACGGTGTGAGTAAGAATACCCCGTGGCACGTCTACACGGCCTATCCCGGTTCCTTCTGCGGGTAGGGAGAAATCAACGTGATGCCGGTTTTCTGTTGTTACAAGAGATTCAAGTTTGTCCACGCTGCTGCAAATAGAATCCATCAAAGCGGAGGACTCTATCCCACGGGACAGGACTCTGCCCATCATGGAAGTCATGTCTTTAATGGATATTCCACAGTCACATGAAACGCGCAAAAAAGTCTGCTGCATTACGCTTTGCTCAGCACTTAAGTCGCAAAGAACTCGTGCCAGCGGTCCCACTTCGCACGCCAGATTTTTATGGCGCGGGGCAGGCAGCCAAAAAGAACGGGGGGCATTCCAGCTGAACAAAGGTCTGTCCTGTTTGGCGGATAGCCGATAGTTTCGGCGGTCCATGTCATTCCACTGTGGTTCACATTCTTCCCGGACGACCGGATTTTCGTAGCGGGAGAGTTCCCATGGTGCCGTCTGATCCTTTGAAATTTTCAATTTGCAGGTTGTTTCGTTCGCATACGCCATGAAAGATGTATTTTTACCCAGGCTGACCAAATGTGGATAGGCTTTAGCAAGCCTCGCCAAGTCTGAAGGGAAGGTTTTACAGATGAATGCCCGGCACTCTTCAAGGTGGGCGCGTAGTTCTTCAACGGTTGCTGCGTTTAAATTCAAGTCGGCGGGGAGCCCTCCTATGTGGTAGGCTTTGAACTCCTTCGGGGTGCAGCCCAGCAGTTTTAAGGCTTTTTGCAGGGAAAAACCGGCTTGCACAGATGAAAAAGCATGTCCGTGAAGCAGCAGGTGTAATTCTTCCCGGCCGCTGTATTCTCCATAACTATGTACCGATTTCAGTTCTTTGTCCGCCAGGGGGCGGAGATTGTCCTGAACGGAACGAAAGTGAGTTGCATTTTCTCCCCAGACAGATGTCATGCGGGCTGTTTTAACCGGATCGGCGCGTAGGGCAGCTTTTAAATTTACCCAGTCGGAAAGGTGAAATTGATAGAAATGCTGCAGGTGCGTCTGAATAAAACGTATGTCTTGAATCAATTCGCGCACTAAGATTGCGCTTTCGGGCAGAACTACGTCGGCGGAATTTTCAACGGCCCTTATTGCGGCGAGAGTATGGCCGTCATTGCATAGACAGTGTGCTTTGGGAGCGAAACAGAGCCGTCCTTGTCTGTCGTTTTTTCTTTGCAGCAACATATTTATGTCTCGCATCATGCGTCCGGTGCTCCATGCTTTGTCCACCCGCCCATCTACCAGACGAATACAGGTGACAAATGTGTTGCCCTGACACTGAACAATTTTTTGAGCGACAGAATCCGGCTTGGCTGGCGATTCGGCCAGACGAACGGCTACGGAATACGGCATTATGCCTCCTCATTTACCTGAGGAAAAGAGAAAGCGGGGAGTGGAAGGGCGACGCAGACGCAGAAAGGCGGCACGTCGTAACACGACACACTCGCCCTTGAGGTCAGAAATTCCCTTCCCGCAGGATGTGTAAATAATTAATCTGATATCTCATTAACCGCGCAAGTGCTACTAGTCAATAGAATGTATTGGTGTGTTGTGATAATTTTATAAAAAGTAGCACGATGTGCGAGGTCTTGTGGTTGGGGGGGGTGGGCGAGTATTTGCTTTCTTGGTTGTGGTGTGGATCAGTATGCTTCGAATGCGTGTACAGGTCTTTGAGGAATTTAAGTGCTTTTAGTCAGTTGTTTAAGTATGTTGACTCGGAAAAGTTTGCCACTATATCGTTGCCCTTGCCAAGATTGTTTTTCACTATCTCCACAAGTTTAGGCATTGATACTGAAGGGTTGGTTTTTACTATTTCTTTGAGCAAACCGAATGCTTTTTCTGGTTGTTGCAGTGCCGCATAGCTTTTAATTGCATGAACGTGATGGAATGTTTTTGCATCTTTGGATAATGAATTATAGATATGAATGTATTCTTCTGGGTCTGAGTTAACCATTGAATATGAAATACGCCAGCTGTTGTAGACTTCAATTTCGTAGTTGGATGATACTGCTTTAAATAAATCATTTTCAGAGTACCATCGTTGAGTCTGAGTGCAACCGGGATTTAAAATGTTGAGTAGGTGCTTGTAGGAAACCGGGTGTTTATAGAAAACACTGTCCCGGTTTTCTGTATACATCTCTCTGGCAACAAAATATCTTCTGATGTACCATGACATGTGCGGATTTTCACCTTTTTTCAGCGCGTCATAATATTCTTTGCCACCTAATCTGGATTTGCAGTTTTCATCGGGTAAAGCCAATTTTGCCAATCGCGGCAGGGTGTGATCAGGGGCCCGGAAATTGAAGTGTTGAATAACTACTGCGTGATCGGATTCAAGAAGTTTTGTGTTCGAAATGAACCTGTGAAAGCTTCCCTTTATCTTGATATCTACCCCGTCACTGTCAAATCTGATTATATTATGTTTGTCATGGGCCATTTTGCAATAAACGGCAAATCCATCGCTGTCGATAGCCTCAAATTGAAAATCAGCTGGATGAAAACCAGGTACATTATATGGAGGATTAAGTGGGTAGTGGTTAGCGAAAGTTCCACCTATGACCCGAACATTATCATCCTGATCCGCGATCATTTCGCGTATCGTTGCATAACCCGGTGCTGAAGGAAATTCATCCGCGTCACAGAATATCCACCATGATCGGTCTACAAGGCTGTTTTTGGCAGTATTGTTGATAAGTTCAGTGATTGTCTGAGCTTTAAGCTCATCTGAAAATTTTTCTGAATATATTTCATCATACAAAACAGCTCCGCCTTCAATAGCGCATTGCATTGTGTTGTCCGGGCTGCAGTTGTCTATAATAAAAACGGTGTCCACGCCTTGCATATATAGATTTTTAATTGTGGCTTCGATTATGTCGCTTTCATACCATGTGAAAACTGCTGCAAATAAGTTAAACGGTTTTTGTTTGAAACCACATTTATCGGATTGCAGAATCATCCTGACAGGAGCTCGTTGATCCGAAATATACCTATAATCAGAATTTTCAAATTTTTCTTTTTCTTCAGACATAAATTTTGAGAATGAGTTTGTGGGAATTGTATTTGACTGAGCATCGTTTTTTTGAACACAAATATAAATGCGCCAATGTTATTATATTGTTTTTGGGGAGTAAGCAACTGTGCAGTATAAATAGTCACAATAGCCATAAAATCGGTTTCAAGACTATTTAACGTCCTCATCTCGGCTTTTCATGACCAAATCAGAAAAAATTGGATTTAAGATCGCTGTGTCTCGTCCACAAAGATTTTATAGGCCGAAAAAAATTACAGGCGAAGGGCGGAGCATTCCCGCATTTGCTATAAATTCTGATTGCGCCTGATTAAATCCACAAATTGCTACACAAACATTATGAACTCGGATATTCTTTTAAGAAATATATTTTTAAAGGGAGGATTCGTTATGAGCAGTGAGAAGTGCCCCGTGACAGGTAAAACAGGCAAACAACTGGCCGGAGGCGGAACTCAAAACAGGGATTGGTGGCCTAATCAGATTAATCTTAATATCCTGCATCAGCATTCATCAAAATCCAACCCGATGGATAAGGATTTTGACTACGCCGCCGAGTTTAAAAAACTCGATCTCGCTGCTCTTAAACAGGATCTGTTCAAGTTAATGACCGATTCTCAGGATTGGTGGCCCGCTGATTACGGTCATTATGGGCCGTTGTTTATCCGCATGGCCTGGCACAGCGCCGGTACGTATCGCATGGGAGACGGTCGAGGGGGCGCAGGAACAGGCAATCAGCGTCTGGCTCCGCTGAACAGTTGGCCTGATAATGTGAATTTGGATAAGGCGCGCAGGTTGCTCTGGCCTATCAAGCAAAAGTACGGCCGCAGCATTTCATGGGCGGACCTTATGATCTTCGCAGGCAATTGCGCCATTGAATCAATGGGGTTGAAGCCGTTCGGTTTTGCGGGTGGACGTGAAGACATCTGGGAATCCGAAGAGGATATCTACTGGGGTGCAGAAGAAGAGTGGCTGGCAACAAGTGACAAGCCGCACAGCCGGTATTCCGGAGAGCGTGATCTGGATAATCCGCTGGCGGCAGTACAGATGGGGTTGATATATGTTAATCCGGAGGGTCCGGACGGTGATCCTGACCCGGTTGCATCTGCACACGATGTCCGCGAAACGTTTGCCCGCATGGCGATGAATGACGAAGAAACTGTCGCGCTCGTTGCCGGCGGGCACACTTTCGGCAAATGCCATGGAGCCGGTGATGCCTCCAATGTGGGCCCGGAGCCGGAAGCGGCTCCAATCGAAGAGCAGGGGCTCGGATGGAAAAGCAGTTTTGGCAGAGGAAAAGCCGGGGATACCATCTCAAGCGGGATTGAGGGCGCCTGGAAACCAAGACCGACCACCTGGGATAACGGATACCTTAAGGTGCTGTTTAAATATGAATGGGAACTGGTTAAAAGTCCTGCCGGAGCTAATCAGTGGCTGGCCAAGGACGTTGATGATGAAGACATGGTTGTTGATGCGCATGATCCCGGCAAGAAGCATCGACCGATGATGACAACTGCGGATCTGGCCCTTCGATTCGATCCCGTATATGAACCCATTGCGAGACGATATCTGGCCAATCCTGATGTGTTTGCAGACGCATTTGCCCGTGCTTGGTTCAAACTTACTCACCGAGATATGGGTCCGCGTTCCAGATATCTGGGGCCGCTGGTTCCGGATGAAGAACTCATCTGGCAGGACCCGGTTCCAGCGGTTGATCATCCGCTGATTGATGGACAGGACATATCAACGCTCAAGAAAAAGATATTGGCTACCGGGCTGTCCGTGTCGCAGTTGGTTTTCACAGCCTGGGCATCTGCTTCCACTTTTCGCGGTTCAGATATGCGGGGCGGCGCAAACGGTGCGCGCATTCGTCTTGCTCCGCAGAAGGATTGGGATGTCAATGAGCCCGGCAAGCTGGAAACAGTTCTGCGTGAATTGGGTAATATCCAAAAGGAATTTAATGCCGGGGATTCTGCCGGAAAGAAGGTTTCGCTGGCCGACCTTATTGTTTTGGGCGGATGTGCGGCGATAGAAAAAGCTGCTGCAAACGGTGGGCGGGAAATTAAGGTTCCTTTCACTCCCGGAAGGATGGACGCTTCTCAGGAACAGACAGATTCCGCCTCTTTTGCTGTGCTTGAACCGGTAGCAGATGGGTTCAGGAACTATCTGAAATCCGAGTTTGCAGTAACCGCGGAAAAATTGTTGCTTGATCGGGCTCAACTGCTAACTTTGACTGCGCCTGAAATGACAGTCCTTATCGGCGGGCTGAGAGTGCTTGATTCGAATTTCAAGCAGGCAAAGCACGGGGTCTTTACCAAAAATCCCGAAACGTTGAGTAATGATTTTTTTGTTAATCTGCTCGACATGTCCCTGGAGTGGAAAGGGACATCCGATGCCAATGTTTTCGAAGGCCGAAGCCGTTCCACCGGCGATCTTCTGTGGACCGGTACGAGGGTAGATCTTCTCTTCGGTTCTAATTCGCAACTAAGGGCTATTGCAGAAGTTTATGCCTGTGAAGATTCAAAGGAAAAGTTCATTAGAGATTTTGTCGCAGCGTGGGATAAGGTTATGAATTTAGACCGTTTTGATCTTGATTAAGGCGTTGATCGGCGGTGTCCCGGTTTATCCGGGGCACCGCTTTTTTGTTTTGTGGGATTTGTCGGTGGATATGTGGATAAGATTAAAGCAGCACATCTTCTCTCTCATTATTTTATTTAAAAATTAATATGTTACGGTATAGATTGCCGGATTTAGATCCTCTTGCTTTTTTATCTTTCGTGTCCTGAATAATATAGCCGCCCTGATCTTCAAATGCTTCATGTAAAATTAATATTTCATATGTATTTCATGATGTTTAGCAGGCTAGCGTAAGGCTGTTGCTCGTTGTTATGCATAATTTTGCCCGGTTGATTGTACTTGCTGCATGTTTTCTTTTTTAGTTCCCCTGTAAAATCAGCTCCCTGCTACTCCGATTAACCAGGCAGGGAAATTCTCATTGCACCATTCTCATGCTGCCGAATTACTACTAAGCAGGGTAGTGATGTCTTTTTTTACGTAAATCCGACATATGGATGAGGTGGAGATTTGGGCTTTGGTTTAGTTTTTACCAAAAGAAGGAACATTTATGAGTAACAAATTGAATATGTTGTGGACAAATGCCGATCCCGTTACTTCTGAACTGATGGTGATGATGTATGCGCACAATGCCATCAAGAACGGCTGGTGGGACGAGGTGCGGGTGATTGTCTGGGGTGCTCCGGCAAAGCTTGTAGCAGAAAATGTCCATATCCAACAGCTGATGGCTGATGCCAGAGAAGCCGGTGTTGAATTCAGCGCTTGTGAAGCATGCGCAAATCAGTTGGGAGTAAAGGCTCAACTTGAAGCTCTTGATCTTGAACTGAAGTTCTGGGGGGCTCCTTTAACCGAACTCATCAAAAATAATGAACATCTGATTACTATCTAATGATCAGAATGTATTGTAATATTTCAGACCATAAGGTCTGGTAATCTATTCAGCGGTTCTCCGGGTGCCGCTGGATAGAATACTGATGCAGACTCTTGCGGACCCGTGAAAGCGGGGCGGATTTCGTCTGCTCGGACATGGAAATGCCCTTGAAAATCTTCAGGGGCATTTTCTGTTTCAAATTGTTGGTAAAGGTTGATAGCTACCTGTATCCATACTTTTTTTAATCCGATCAAATGCAGAGGACATAAAATGGAACTTGAACAACTACTGGAAATATTTGATAGCGGCAGTCCCATAAAGGGCGGTTCCGAAGAGCACACGTTGCTCGTGAAGTACAGTAATGAAGCCATGCGCATAACAGCAGAACTGAATGGCTCATACCATACTCCGGAAGAGACCCGAAAGCTGATGTCGGAGCTTATCGGGAAACAGGTAGACGAGACTTTTATGGTGTTTCCACCGTTCTATACTGATTTCGGGAAAAATATTCATATCGGGAAAAACGTGTTTATCAATTCGTGCTGCAATTTTCAGGATCAGGGTGGGATCACCATCAAAGACGGAGCACTCATCGGACACAAAGTGGTTCTCGCTACTGTCAATCATGGATATGCCCCGGAAAAGCGGCAGCTGAACTACCCGGCTCCGATCGTAATCGGCAAAAATGTCTGGATCGGTTCAAGCTCCACTATCCTGCAGGGTGTGACCATCGGGGATGACGCCATTGTCGCGGCTGGAGCGGTGGTAACAAAGGATGTCGCTCCGGGCACGATAGTGGGCGGAGTTCCGGCGAAATTCATTAAAACCGTTGCCGAGGCGGAAAGGGAAAAGGAACTTTCCGGGAAGTAATATTTTTTTGCAGAAATAGTGCAGCTTTTATTTTTCGTGTCTGCCCTAATGCCTGGACTAAGGACGTTTCTGGCTTCGTAAAAAGTTCTTTTCCGCAGGATCAGGCAAGAAATATGGAGAATTGCGCATGCATCCGGGTCGGCAGGTATTGTATGAAAAGATATTAGCGTACTCGGAAATATCATAACGGATGTGGTGAAAAAATGTATAGATGGGGACACAGGATGCTTTTGCTGTTTTTGCTCATTATCGTATGCCTGACGATGGCCGCATGCGCTATTCTCAATCAGGAAAAATTCGGAAAAACTCCCGAAGGTGATCAACTTGTCCGGTTGGAATCGTCACCCAATTATTCTGACGGAGAATTCAGGAATCAGATTCCGACAACGGTTCTTGCGGAAGGGCAAAGCACC
This window harbors:
- a CDS encoding glycosyltransferase family 2 protein produces the protein MSEEKEKFENSDYRYISDQRAPVRMILQSDKCGFKQKPFNLFAAVFTWYESDIIEATIKNLYMQGVDTVFIIDNCSPDNTMQCAIEGGAVLYDEIYSEKFSDELKAQTITELINNTAKNSLVDRSWWIFCDADEFPSAPGYATIREMIADQDDNVRVIGGTFANHYPLNPPYNVPGFHPADFQFEAIDSDGFAVYCKMAHDKHNIIRFDSDGVDIKIKGSFHRFISNTKLLESDHAVVIQHFNFRAPDHTLPRLAKLALPDENCKSRLGGKEYYDALKKGENPHMSWYIRRYFVAREMYTENRDSVFYKHPVSYKHLLNILNPGCTQTQRWYSENDLFKAVSSNYEIEVYNSWRISYSMVNSDPEEYIHIYNSLSKDAKTFHHVHAIKSYAALQQPEKAFGLLKEIVKTNPSVSMPKLVEIVKNNLGKGNDIVANFSESTYLNN
- the hydE gene encoding [FeFe] hydrogenase H-cluster radical SAM maturase HydE, whose amino-acid sequence is MNRKDILDALLDESGQETLFEKADRVRRDQVGDTAQLRGVVHFSNYCRCNDIYCGLLKDNDQCKRFRMTEDQIVETALSIAEAGLKTVVLQSGEDPHFTRSTICSIVERIMGKADVAVTLSLGQRSREDYAAFRSAGAERYLMKHETMNSDLYSRMRSGLKLVDRLRLIDTLRELGFQVGVGNIVGLPGQTPEDLCEDILFFQDFQPDMINIGPFIPHAQTPLKDDPAGDMDLMLRTFALTRIVTGNSHIAAANTVATLDPDNGQFKALTKGGANVVMPNCNPFLKSKTDKIEYEFQITTHKRYVSVDEARNVLARAGRTENHTKGHSLKLQGATL
- a CDS encoding DapH/DapD/GlmU-related protein; this encodes MELEQLLEIFDSGSPIKGGSEEHTLLVKYSNEAMRITAELNGSYHTPEETRKLMSELIGKQVDETFMVFPPFYTDFGKNIHIGKNVFINSCCNFQDQGGITIKDGALIGHKVVLATVNHGYAPEKRQLNYPAPIVIGKNVWIGSSSTILQGVTIGDDAIVAAGAVVTKDVAPGTIVGGVPAKFIKTVAEAEREKELSGK
- a CDS encoding DsrE family protein is translated as MSNKLNMLWTNADPVTSELMVMMYAHNAIKNGWWDEVRVIVWGAPAKLVAENVHIQQLMADAREAGVEFSACEACANQLGVKAQLEALDLELKFWGAPLTELIKNNEHLITI
- the katG gene encoding catalase/peroxidase HPI; this translates as MSSEKCPVTGKTGKQLAGGGTQNRDWWPNQINLNILHQHSSKSNPMDKDFDYAAEFKKLDLAALKQDLFKLMTDSQDWWPADYGHYGPLFIRMAWHSAGTYRMGDGRGGAGTGNQRLAPLNSWPDNVNLDKARRLLWPIKQKYGRSISWADLMIFAGNCAIESMGLKPFGFAGGREDIWESEEDIYWGAEEEWLATSDKPHSRYSGERDLDNPLAAVQMGLIYVNPEGPDGDPDPVASAHDVRETFARMAMNDEETVALVAGGHTFGKCHGAGDASNVGPEPEAAPIEEQGLGWKSSFGRGKAGDTISSGIEGAWKPRPTTWDNGYLKVLFKYEWELVKSPAGANQWLAKDVDDEDMVVDAHDPGKKHRPMMTTADLALRFDPVYEPIARRYLANPDVFADAFARAWFKLTHRDMGPRSRYLGPLVPDEELIWQDPVPAVDHPLIDGQDISTLKKKILATGLSVSQLVFTAWASASTFRGSDMRGGANGARIRLAPQKDWDVNEPGKLETVLRELGNIQKEFNAGDSAGKKVSLADLIVLGGCAAIEKAAANGGREIKVPFTPGRMDASQEQTDSASFAVLEPVADGFRNYLKSEFAVTAEKLLLDRAQLLTLTAPEMTVLIGGLRVLDSNFKQAKHGVFTKNPETLSNDFFVNLLDMSLEWKGTSDANVFEGRSRSTGDLLWTGTRVDLLFGSNSQLRAIAEVYACEDSKEKFIRDFVAAWDKVMNLDRFDLD
- a CDS encoding nitrogen fixation protein NifH — translated: MIKVAIYGKGGIGKSTVTSGISAALGLNGHNVMQLGCDPKTDSTINLLGGTPPPPILQYLQEHGKPETLDAIAQKGFGNVTCMEIGGPTPGVGCFGRGMLTAFDLLDEMNAYDIYKPDVVLYDILADVVCGGIAVPMREGFADKVCIVTSGEKMALLAAENIILALRNFADRNYAELGGLILNCRDMADEVERVKEFAHRMDTSIIGVIPRDTTIHKFEEEGKTIVEGDRTQPTSERFFDLARTIINFAE
- a CDS encoding nickel-dependent hydrogenase large subunit, which translates into the protein MPYSVAVRLAESPAKPDSVAQKIVQCQGNTFVTCIRLVDGRVDKAWSTGRMMRDINMLLQRKNDRQGRLCFAPKAHCLCNDGHTLAAIRAVENSADVVLPESAILVRELIQDIRFIQTHLQHFYQFHLSDWVNLKAALRADPVKTARMTSVWGENATHFRSVQDNLRPLADKELKSVHSYGEYSGREELHLLLHGHAFSSVQAGFSLQKALKLLGCTPKEFKAYHIGGLPADLNLNAATVEELRAHLEECRAFICKTFPSDLARLAKAYPHLVSLGKNTSFMAYANETTCKLKISKDQTAPWELSRYENPVVREECEPQWNDMDRRNYRLSAKQDRPLFSWNAPRSFWLPAPRHKNLACEVGPLARVLCDLSAEQSVMQQTFLRVSCDCGISIKDMTSMMGRVLSRGIESSALMDSICSSVDKLESLVTTENRHHVDFSLPAEGTGIGRVDVPRGILTHTVHWDRKQITKHEYLIPSLWNFSPRDSRGEPGPLEHALMGTPVSNPEYPVEILRTLHELDPCNTCYVLIEDHNTGLTTVTAA